Within Bradymonas sediminis, the genomic segment TTATTGTCGGGGAGGTTAAACCCTGTCGAACATTCCGGACACCGGACAATCATAGGATGACCTTGGCATGCAGTGTGGCTTGTCTGAAATTGGACATTTTATGGCAAAAGAGTTGGCTCTAGCCACTCTACTATTGAAATGCCTATTTTTCCAAGCGTGGTTCTGATTTTGCCAGGGGAGGCGCGAGCGCGTGCGCGGCGCGCTCAGCAAACGGCCGGGGCGGCCGTTTTTAGGGGAGGTTGCGGAAGGGGTCTGAGCTAATTTGCGCGCCGCCGGAGCGCTGGGCGCGGACTTCGCGCTCGAGGCGGTCGATTTGCGACTGCATCGTGCTCATGCGGGTCTGCATCTGGCGCATTTCGCGCTTCATCTCGGGGATGTGGGTGATCTGGTCGACGGCGTCGCGCAGGCGATCATCGATGCGCACCTGCATCTCATCGATCGAGCGTTGGGTGGAGTCGACGAAGTCGCGCACCGCTTTGCTGCCCTCTTCGATGGCTTCTGCTTTTCGGCGGAATTCTTCGCGAAACTGGCTCACCGGCGACTGCAGTCGGTTGATGAACTCCTCGCCCGATTGGATGATGCCGCGCAGCGTGTTCA encodes:
- a CDS encoding polyhydroxyalkanoate synthesis regulator DNA-binding domain-containing protein, yielding MTRIIKRYPNRKLYDTDQSTYITLEQIEALVRGGEDLRIVDNTSGEDITKATLAHIIFEHEKTRPDGLPLNTLRGIIQSGEEFINRLQSPVSQFREEFRRKAEAIEEGSKAVRDFVDSTQRSIDEMQVRIDDRLRDAVDQITHIPEMKREMRQMQTRMSTMQSQIDRLEREVRAQRSGGAQISSDPFRNLP